The genomic stretch ATTTGTTCCAATTGCAATCCGCTTGGAACCTTCAACTTGAGGGAAGTACTACAATGTTTCTTAACAATCTCCAATGTGGATGCCATATGAAGCAATTGCTGTTTAAttgcatttaaaaaaaaacataatgcaTGTGAATTTTGATGATGATGTTTTTTTCTCTATAGTTTATACCACTTAGCTTATTGCAAGTGCAGAAATTTAGGCTGTGCCTGTGTTGATGGGTCGTCTTATGAGACGATCGATGAAGATAACTTCCACTCCTTTATTCTCCTCTCACTTAACCAAGTAAATGAAAGATAATGAGTAAACACAGAAACCAATCACGTGAAATAGAAATTGGATTTAATTGTACACTGACCAACCTTGCTATGCCATCCTCGATCTCTGCTTCTGGACATCTGAACTGTTCGTAGAATGGCAATCGAGGTTTAActcctttttttttcaaaaaaaaaaaagaaaaaaaagtgagAGCTTAAATCAAGAAGGAGAGCAACTTGGTCAAGATTGCTGTGTAGACGACCGACAAAACTGCGCCGACCGGAATAGTCACAACCCAGGAAGTCACGATCTCGCGGACGGTCTCTGCGCGCACGCTGTTGAACCCCCGAGCGAAGCCCACGCCCATGACAGCGCCGACGAGCGTGTGGGTCGCCGAGATGGGGAGTGCGAGCTTCGACGCCACCAGCACCACCGACGCCGCCGCGAACTCGGCCGCGAAGCCCCGCGTCGGGGTCAGTTCGGTGATCTTCTTCCCAATGGTGGCGATGACGCGGTAGCCCCAGATCATGAGCCCCGCCACGATGCCGAAACCGCCCCAAGCGAGGACGTCGGTGGGGATGACGACGATCTCAGAGGCGACCGAGGCGCCATGGTTGAGGATGGAGAGGGCGGCGGCCAGCGGGCCGATGGCGTTGGAGACGTCGTTGCCGCCGTGGGCGAAGGACATGAAGCAGGCGGAGAGGACCTGCATGTAACCGAACACGCCGTAGACGATCTCCAACTGCGCGCCAGTTGGGCCAGCAATGTCGGAGAGAAAGCTCACGTTCTGCCGGTGCGGTTTCTCTCCGGTGATCTTCCCCTTCTCCGCCTCCGAGATGAGGAGGTGGCCGAGTTGCTTGTGGATTACTTTGCTGACGATGAGCGCGCCGGCTGTGCCGCAGGCCAAGGCCTGAGCAAGCGAAACGGCGAAGGTTTTGCTTAGGGGGAAGGCACAGAAGGAAATGCCCGTGACACCGACGAAGACTGCAATGGGCGCTGCCGCCGCAGCCGCTTGCCCTGGATTTTGGGCGCTGTATACGAACTGAAAGACGAATCACGAGTAAGTACTCAGAATCCATAAACTAGTGCTCCGGCGATGAGAAGCATACCCTGCGGATGCACTTGTAGACTAAGAACGAGGCCGCGGCTCCCATGACCGGCGAGATGACCCACGACGAAGTCACTCTCGCCAGGGATGACCAGAACACCGCGTCTACTCCGCCATAGGCCAGCCCGAAACCAACCATGGCTCCGACGATACAGTGAGTGGTGGAGACCGGCCATCCGTAGAACGATGCGACCTGTAGCCATGTGCCGGCGGCTGCGAGGGAAGAGAGAAGGCCAGCGAAGAGCAGAGTGTCTTTCCCCTGAAAAACAGGGGCCACGAGGATCCCCTTCTGCATCGTGCTGGTGACGTGGGTTCCCATCAGGAAGGCGCCGGAGAACTCGAGGACGGCGGCGGTGAGCACGGCCTGGCGGAGCGTGAGGGCCCCGGAACCCACCGACGTCCCCATGGCGTTAGCCACGTCGTTGGCGCCGATGTTCCAAGCCATGTAGAAGCCGGCGAGCAGGGTGAGGTAGGTGAGCGCCCGCGCCTTGGCGCCCGCCGCCTGCGCCAGCGACCGCATCGCCAGCGGCAGCGTCAGCGCCGCGAAGGCGATCAGGAAGCAGACCGAGGTGGCCGTCCGCGACGAGATGTTGAAAGCCTTCGCCATCTCTGggagctcctcctcctcctctggtgTCTTCCGTTCCGCCACGGGCTCCTCCCCATCGCCTGCGCTCGAGAAGGAAGATAGAGTAGCGCGGGGGAGGTGGTAAGAATGCTTCTTGAGCAGCGTCAGACGACCTGCCTCCGATGGATCTGGAAGAGGGTAGAAGCGGAGCGGCAGCCGGAGGGCTATCCGCCGGAGttggaagaaggaggaggaagctaCGGCCGATGCGCCGCCGACGTGCCTCCTTGCGAGGGAGAAATAAGGGGAGGGGAGAACCATCACGAAGTGAAGCAAGAGAAGGAATGAGCGAGACGGTTATTGTGGAGTAGAGGAGCGAGTGGTGGTGGTGCTGGCGGCGGCTGCCGTGAGAGGGAGGAGATTGTGGTGGCCGTGGCGTACGGTAGCCGTCTGGAACTTCTTTCAAGTTTTGCGGTCCGGTGAGAAGGCGTGCGGTGCGGGCTCCATCACGGCCAATGGGTGGCCACGGGAGTAAGCAGACCAGATTCCATCCTCATCCACACCTATTCAATTTTCTCAAAAAAccccttttagtttttctttttaaaaccgTTGCGATATGTATCAAGACGAGTGGATAAACGAAAGGAAGCAACAGCGTTTCTTAATTCAAAACTGAATACGACTCCAGAAGCAAACGAAGAAGAATATGCAACTTCACCCTTTTGTTTGTTGCCACAAATGAATGGATAAGATTCCAATATCAGTTACATTTTGGATTTTTCAAACTTTTAATTCCACGTAACTATTTCATATCATAAGTCCACAATAAATATATTGTGATAGATATACCAATTTAACtatattaaaaagaaaaaactcaAAGTTAGAAAACTTTGAACGCATTTTAGttatttagattaaaaaaaacacATTTGATggttaaattgaaaattttctacaCAACTTCGCAGTGACGGACGTGTAATTTAGTAAATTCGAAGGGCTGAAAGGAAAACATCGCCCACACGCCTCTCGTCTCTCTTCCGCTCTGCTCGCCGCTGCAGCGCTGCTCCCACCGCCGCCTGCATCGAGAAAACGGCTTCTGGAACGCAGCCTGACCGACTACAAGGCGGCCAAAGCGTGGTTTCCATCGGCTCTCGCAACCCTCCCTCCCCCGCTTCCGATCCGGAGACAACGCACAATCGGCCGTCGGCCTGATTCTGGGAAGATGATCAACAGTTTTGACACGAGAAGATGACCAATAAGAAACCTGTGCGCGAGGAAGGTGACAGCGAGTTCACCGATCGAAAAAAGCCGGCTTCTTGCTCTTCCACTCGTCATTTTCCCAGTCATCTTCTTCCGGTTCGGCCTTCTTTCCTCAAGATCATGATTGGTGATTTCAGAGAGTTCTTGGTATTACTTTTTTCGACCGGAGTTGATTTTTCTGATGtctgctttgtttgtttttatgtCTACGTCTGAATATCCTATGGGTTCATGTTTATGCAGTTCATCCCCTCACATTTTACCAAAGTTATGGTTGACGTAGTCGATAAGAAAATGCGTCTCTAAATGGCTGATCCAGAATAACTATGAATATGTAAAACGATCCTGATGGTGGTTCTCTGATATGATTGAAtatattatgttctttagatAATACGTAAATGTCAAGCGCCCTTATAGCTCAGTGGTAGAGCGTCAGTCTTGTAAACTGAAGGTCCGTAGTTCGATCCTGCGTGAGGgcattttcatttttaattatttttctaaattaacacATTTACCATCTAGGaatattctgatttttttaaataaaaacgtTAATGAATATTTCAAACACCTGCAGTACATGATTGCTATCTAATTAAATAATATAGAATGCACAAAATTTTGAGGAATAATCGATTGTAAATAATTTTATCTATAAAGATTAATGTTCCCAGCTCACTTGCATTTGTATACAcatttatttgtttttgtattttttttaatatcaaatcaATACAAATGGGATCTTCTTAGTTAAATAAGGATTTATTTGCGCATCTagatttctaaatttattaaaaggtatatgttattttattatttattaaaaaaaatattatttttaagtacaTTTCTATTTTATCTTTATGATAAATTTGATTTTTTCTTTATCTATGTTATTTATTACTcaatcttctattcctctctcttATACATGTAACAAATCTTATTTTTCTcccctctcttctcttttctctttttttttttttatgtgtgcaTGCATGACATAAGTCTGATATACAAATCATATCAAGCCTATGACGTTTAgagtttagttaattttttgataacattttaatacatttagagaagtcgaaataattaataaataacatatttgaactatTTGTAATCCCATAAATCGACAGAAACTaatacattatttattttaacttctatGGAGATGTAAATTATAATAATGATGAATAGACAAAAATCCTCATGCGTGAGCCTCATATGAATCCTATTAGGCCCAATAACATGGGCCTAATATGAATCATATTAAGCTTACGTTGGGTTTGATATGATTCAtgtcaggcctaacgtggaggtttttttactgattctttcttattatattttaacaccttctgaaagttaaaataaataatggatagtatatttgaactccttacaacctcagaaatccacagaaactgaaataGATGCTGTTGGTGAaggttgcactaacggtctaactcagattttgataaatgacaaaataagttaagttaggtttgttatgatctaatgatgtaactaagtgtgcaggagaagtccagataggtgacgggctgaccggatatctgacaagaaatccagctaggtcgacggactgaacggatagctggtatgaagtccagataggtcgacgggctgaccagatatttgacacgaagtccaactaggtcaacaggtcgaccggatagctggcacgaagtccagataggtctacgggctgaccggatgtctggtaaaGCGATaaattaaggtaagtcactagaggggagtgacttggtgaggacgcgttccccgtttgaggAAACAGTACGCATTGATCTAGCTTAAatccattttagaaatctaagttgagatcttaactagattctggtctcaaggaaacagaatctaattactactctacttgttatatattgtgctaactttgttttgcaaggaagtataatttttatttgcctcaaactaactttttcttgcaggaaaatggCTTTCTAGAAAAGTTGGTCTGGGCGCTCAAACCACTCTGGAcgttggaagggatccgggcgcctggaatgcgcAAGGCTTATCTGTTTATCAGCTTGGAGCGCGTTGATTGGTTGGCCAACgtcacggtccaggcgcccggaagggatccaggcgcctaaaactgcttatataagcagccttccacCAGGAGTACAGGACACAAGTTTCTTCTGCAATTGCTTTTttgcgcgctgctccaaagaAGTTCCTGCGACTCCACGACATGACTCCGGTGACCGAGTGATGCTGCTCCGATGACAGAGCAACACAACTCCAGCGATAGAGTGACGCAACtccaacaactgaaagcacagtcTTCCATATCTCTgagaagttgttggtatacttgcttatttttgcacttaaattatagATCCGTTGtataataagtggtatcagagcagatactgctccgatttggtgcaaccatcaatTAGGTAAAGggggtgatttttttttattttctatttttaagtttctcaacataatctaaattggtacaattacTTCTTTGGAAATATTTTCTCATAGCAAACCAATCTGAATtgatgcaacaccaatttagttttaatatttttatttttatccaacactactaatccaagaccaaaagtTTTGGGACTATCTCTGTTTGTCTTTATTGTGTGCAAGAGCAATGGCCCAAAGCGAGGGATACAACACTGTccatcctcccctcttcaacgacGGCGACTTCCCATACTAGAAGAAGCGAATTGAGGTTTATTTGAAGACTgatttcgaccagtggttcagcgtcactTGAGGCTACAATGCTCCCATCGATAATTCTCAAAATCCAATGGACCCGGAACATTggaatcagaaaatgaagaagaaagctcagaccaatttcaaagctctcaacacactacaatgcgagctaacgaaggaagagctgaactGTGTGAGCCCACACAAAAATACGAGAGAAatgtgggacaagctcatcgaattgcacgagggaaccagcgacgcgaaggtaaccaaaagagacctctacttgaataaattatttaatataaaaatacaggaaggagaatttGAGAGTAAACTCCACGTGAGGATAAAgggcatcctcaacgggctccacaccatcaaccaccaaatggagaaccactACTTGATAAGGCACGCCCTAAATGCATTTTCTCGAAAttcactgtgggcatccatcatggatgcttacaagatttcaaagaatctttctaaattaaaacttgacaaattattttgtgaactcgaACTCCATGAGCAGACTAACTGAAAACAtgtcgagaaaggtatagccctTTTTGCAGGTTCCTTAAAGGAAAAATCAAGAACTAAATCTCAActtgaagatgagtctgaccaagacttagaagacgaagaatacctggtgaacctggtaagaaaaatgttcatcaGGGAAAAAAAAACTTCAGCAGAAataacctgcagaagatcaactccaccaccGACCCTAACAACAAAAATGTGACCTGCTTCAGATGTAACAAAAAAGTCACtataagaacgagtgcccaaagtTGAAGAACGGCAAATCCAAGACAACCAAGAAGAAAACACTcaaggcaacgtgggacgaatcatcTTCAGATGAATCAGAtaccgaagatcagaagcactgaagctacctcgcgctgatggcctgcgaatcagaatcggaggatgaatcgAAAGACGGGTTCGaactcgaatcgagccacgagtccgtactcgtttccgaaggttccgatgaggcaTACCTTAATTTTagcaaagaatttttcaaaatcattgcatgcttaaacaaaaattaacCAAAAGtgaatatcaaaataaaatactCCTTGAAAaaaatcaacacctcaaggaacaaattgaaaactccaatccaaatcaagttgtaaaacttgaggagtaaaactcaatattaaaaattgaaatcaaCAAACTTAAAGGGctgttagaaaattttataacaagatctaaaaatttggatctaatccttaaaaatcaaaaggatgtatacaataaatctggacttggatacaagccTAGTTcaataaataaatcatttatatcactagtaactcaaaataaaacgcaaactaaagcttgggttccaaaagtgtgtctaaccacgcaaataggaattaaccaatactatatacccaaaataaaatatattatgtaaaatcaaataacccaaatctaaaacctaaaactaaatcaactaaaccaaagcCAAACCATAGAAAGAACTACAGAACCAACTCAAacccaaactatcatcaagtctattataattacaaaagtaaccgacataaacccaaaaccaaaacttaagaaatccaaatcaataatttagggggaggctccaaactagttggcacctctaaaaataacctacccgacagggtaattaggattagagtaaaaagggacaaaaagtttaacttgacctatggtactagtgaaattttagatgatagtaggttagggaagctctgtttATGCATGTCTATGAAGATATGACTTCCACATGgtacatttgacttagtggaactaactgaagctaccccttacggatcctaactagttagaccaaggttttgtattaagttcagtggatgagactatttggaaaacctcgaaggcaggttactctaatgatatccaagtgactcaccatagcccaaaaatttatccaaagaatacttgtttgttgagctcaaagctaaacctgaatctaacataaaaataaaccaaaccttgaaattgaacttaactcatttcacaaaaattataggattccctgattgaaaatatatatcgggtgagataactaagaacttaaattaaattaaaatgaaactaaattaaattaaaatttgactaaattaaattaaaattaaactaaattaaaattaaaattaaactaaattaaattaaaattgaactaaattaaattaaaattaaattaaaattgaccaaaattaaattaaaattgaagtaaattaaattgaaattaaactaaacttaaacctaaaaattaaattaaaattaaactaaacttaaacctaaaaattaaattaagcttaacttaaacttttaaattaaaacttaaaatttaaacttaaacctaaaattaaattaaacttaacttaaacttttaaattaaaacttaaaaattaaacttaaacctaaaaaattaaattaaacttaaaaattaaattataaactaaaaaaaaattaattaaacttaaacttaaaaattaaacttaaacctaaattttttaattaaacttaaacttaaaaattaaattataaacttaaaaaaaaatttagttaaacttaaacttaaaaattaaacttaaactttaaaattaaattataaactaaaaaaaaattaattaaacttaaacttaaaaattaaattataaacttaaaaaaatttaattaaacttaaacttga from Zingiber officinale cultivar Zhangliang chromosome 5B, Zo_v1.1, whole genome shotgun sequence encodes the following:
- the LOC121985486 gene encoding inorganic phosphate transporter 2-1, chloroplastic-like, whose translation is MVLPSPYFSLARRHVGGASAVASSSFFQLRRIALRLPLRFYPLPDPSEAGRLTLLKKHSYHLPRATLSSFSSAGDGEEPVAERKTPEEEEELPEMAKAFNISSRTATSVCFLIAFAALTLPLAMRSLAQAAGAKARALTYLTLLAGFYMAWNIGANDVANAMGTSVGSGALTLRQAVLTAAVLEFSGAFLMGTHVTSTMQKGILVAPVFQGKDTLLFAGLLSSLAAAGTWLQVASFYGWPVSTTHCIVGAMVGFGLAYGGVDAVFWSSLARVTSSWVISPVMGAAASFLVYKCIRRFVYSAQNPGQAAAAAAPIAVFVGVTGISFCAFPLSKTFAVSLAQALACGTAGALIVSKVIHKQLGHLLISEAEKGKITGEKPHRQNVSFLSDIAGPTGAQLEIVYGVFGYMQVLSACFMSFAHGGNDVSNAIGPLAAALSILNHGASVASEIVVIPTDVLAWGGFGIVAGLMIWGYRVIATIGKKITELTPTRGFAAEFAAASVVLVASKLALPISATHTLVGAVMGVGFARGFNSVRAETVREIVTSWVVTIPVGAVLSVVYTAILTKLLSFLI